AGGCCGATGCTGATGTTTCCGTACCGGACCATGTCAACGTCTCCGAATCCCCAAAAATAGCAGGACTCCATTTGTACGGAAAACTGGTTGCCGGGAAACAGGATAACCCCCAGGCCGGCCTGGGCCGCGCCCCCGGAATTGCTGGACGTAAACCAGTCCCCTTCCTGCTCTTTGCTCGTGTTTTGCGCGACTTGCGACGCAAACAGGTTATGGTTGCCGTAAGCCCATCCGCCGCCGGCGATGAAATAGGGCTTCCAGACCTCGCTGTCCAGACCGGGGGAGAGTTTGGCCACGAGCATGTACATATTTACGGAGCTTTCCAGCTCCAGGTATTGGGAGGTTTTCCAGGAAGGCGTGTCTCCGGCGACCTTAAAGTCCGGCAGCCAATGGAAGTTGAACTCCGCGGCCAGGTATTTATTGTATCTGTACCCGGCCTGAAGATAGGCGCCAAAGGTGTTGTCCGTGTTGTAATCCAGGTCGTAGGGGTCGTCGATGTTGAAATTGTCAAAGGCGTATTGACCCCCAAGCCCCAGATAATAAAAGTCGCCCGTCCTTATTTCATCAGGCCATTCTTCGTCGCGCAGATCGCCGGCCCACGCCCCGGCGGGCGCCAACAGGCCCAAGGCCAGGACAAAAAGCAAAATCCATTTTTTCATGATTCCCCCTCGTTGACAGCCCCTCCAGGCAAGGTCTGATTAAGCGGTTCAAGTTTGGTAGCGTGTAGCATATAACAACATAATTTTCAACGGCATTCGGACGCAAGGCGGGTTGGGCGTGCGCTTTTAGGACGCGTCGTCTGTGGAAAAAATCTCCGGGGCGATTCCCCTGGCTTGCTGCTCCAGGATTTTCAAGGCCATTGCTATCAGTTCTTCGTTGGAATTCAGCCCGTAAATGGACTGCAATTTGGGCAGCAATTCCAGGGTGTCTTTTTCAAAGCCCAGGGTCAGGAACCGGCCTCCGGATTCCTCCAGTTGCTTATTGCTTTGCTCTTCCAGGAAAACCCGGGCCTGTTCTTTGATAAGGTTGATGTTTGTATGCAGCGGCTGCAAAGGCGGCAATGGCTTTTTGTCCGGCGGCAGGTACTTGACAAAAGCCCGGACTATCTGGGGCGGCGGCGGCTCCCCGAATTCCTCCATGAATGCGTTTTCCAGCTTGGACAAGGACGGGTCCGGACCGGTGATGACGGTTTTGGCCAAATCGATCTTCATCCCGCCATATGGATCGGATTTCAAGCTGTTACGGAGCTTGCGCTCCCTTGAAGTGACTTTCTTTCCCAAACCCTAACTCCCGCAGCCGGACCAGTGGCCGTCCAAAGCCCCTGCGTCCATGTTTTTCAAAAAAGGCCGCCGGAGGCGCGCCTCATAGGGGCAGCCGTATGAAAAACATCATGATATTGACATCTTAAATAGGACGTCAACCCGATAAAAAGAACAGTCTCCCCTGCCCGCCTCTTTGGGCGGTCTCTCAGGGGAGTTTAGACCACCATCTGATGTTCCCAAATCAATTTTGGGCAGGATACCACAGTGCATGTACAATTGGCAAGGCCGTCTGCGGCGGCTATCTCCCCGAAAAATCTTTTGTTCTTGATCCCGCAAGGCATTTTTACTAAACTGGCCTTTCATTTTTCTGCAGGAGAGATCTTATGTGCGCCCAGGACAAATTGGATGATCAATTGACCATGGTGGACGGCATGCAGCAGGGCCAGACCGGTCAGCAGGAGCACACCGGCGCCCTGGACGACGCCCCGACCATGGTTGTGGAACCTTCCCCGGACACAATGGCCGGCCAGTCTCCCAGTGAACGCTTTGAAATTCTGGACGAGCTGGGCCGGGGCGGTATGGGAGTGGTCTACAAGGCCAGGGACAAGAAGCTGGGCAGAATCATCGCTTTGAAATCCTTGAAGCCGGAAAGCACGGCCTCCAGCAAGGCCGTGGAGCGCTTTTGGCGTGAGGCCAAAGCCATTGCCGCTTTGAGCCATTTCAACATCGTGGGGATCTACGACGTTTTGGAGCAGGGGCAGGCCTTGTGGATCGCCATGGAGTTTTTGCCTAACGGCAGCCTGAAAGACAAGGTTAAGAATCAAGGCCCCTTGCCGCCCAAAGAGATTGCAAAGATCGGCCGCCAACTGGCCGACGCGGTGGACCACGCCCACTCACGAGGCATTTTTCACCGGGACATAAAACCCGGCAATGTTTTGCTTTCCGAACGGGACACGCCCAAGCTGGGCGATTTCGGCCTTGCTCAGGAAATGAGCACCGCCGGAGATATGACCGTGGCCGGCGCCATGATGGGCACCATGTATTACGCCGCGCCCGAACAAATGGCCAACGGGAGCAACGTGGACGCCCGCAGCGATATTTACAGCCTGGGCGCCACCCTTTATATGATCGCCACGGGCGAAGCGCCCCGGACCATCAGGCCGAGCCGGATTCCCGAAGAAGTGCGCGGCATTATCTGCAAGTGCCTGGAAGAGCATCCGGACAAACGCTTTCAAAACGCCGCGGAACTGGCCAAAGCCTTTTCCACCGGAGAATTCGCCGAGGCCCCCAAAAAAATCGGGCAGGCCTGCCCTGCCTGCGGCCACTTCAATCCCGAAACCCTGCGTTTTTGCCAAAAATGCGGCGGCGGGCTGGCCTCCTTATTCCGCAAGTGCCCCAAATGCCGGGCCGAAAACCATGTTAACGTGGAATATTGCGGAAAATGCGGCGAAAACATCCCCATGGCCTTCCTGGCCCTCAAGGCTCGCAAAGCCTCGGCCGACGGCCAGCCCCAGGCGGCCGCCAAAGCCTGGAAAGCCATCCTCGCCAAAGACCCGAAGCATCAGGAAGCCCGGGCCAACCTTATCCGGATTGTGGAAAACAATCGTAAGATCAAGGAAATGGCGAACTTCGCCAAAGAGGCTTATAAACGGGGAGACAAGGAAAGCGCTTACAAGTGCTTCTGCCAGATTATAGAAATCGACCCCACCCTGGAAGAAGCCAAGAAAAAATGCGAAAGCATGAAACCGGGCCTTGTCCAGCAACGCCTGGCCCGGGGCAGAACTTTTTTCTCCGCCAAAAAATACGAGCAGGCATACAACCAGTTGCAGGGCGTTCTTGACCTGGATGAATTCAACCGGGAAGCCCTGGACCTGATGACTCAAGTCACGAGGTTTTACAAACCCGCGGCGCCCAAGGTTCCCAAATCAGCCGTCCATGTTTCCATGGGATTGACCGGCTCCCGCAAGGTCAACAAAAAGGTGATGTCGTTCATAGCAATCTGCGTAGTGAGCCTGTTTCTGACGATCATCATCACCCTTTCCGGCAACGAGGACGGCAACTCCATGTTTGACGCCCAGGCGAAAAACACGGCAGTCGAGGTGGACAAGGCCTTGAAGGCCGTTGTCGACACCCTGCCGAATCAGCCTGTCACCCTGGAATCCATTCTATCCACCGGGGTGCAATGGCCCCCGGCCGTCAGCGTGTCCGTCGACGACCCCGACCCGGAACATCCAAAAATTATAGTGGTTCATGCTGCGGGTAAAAAAATGTTCATTGTGAACGGCACAGGCGAAATGAAGGAAGAGCCTTTTGAAATAACACCCATCCAAACGCCGCGTCCGGCTGTGGATGAATAAGGCTTGTGATGTAAAATCGGGAATCAGGAGTTTAATATGCATTATAATCCGGGAGCTTGGCGCTTGGATGACGCCACCGTGGCCAGCTTGCTGAGCCGCGAGGATTTGGCGAGCCATTGGATTTTCGGACGGCAAATGACCGTTCACCCGGGTGAAGCCGCCCTTTGGATGAAGGACGGCAAAGTTGTGAAGGTCGTCGCCGAAGGGGAAAAAATGGTCTCCGGCGTGCTGGACCGGCTGAAAAGCCTGTTCTTTGCAGGAGGCCAGTTGACGGTCATCATGATGGACGTCACGGATGTCACCCTGGATTTTCGGATCGGCGTGGACAAGGAAATCGTTTTCGCCAACGATCCGGAGTTCTACGGCAAATTGCTGGACGCCTACGGGCGGGGCAATGAAAAGGAAGAAGACGTCACCACCCTGGTGGACCGCTACTCCAAGGATTTGGACTCGGAGCTGCAGAAGCGCCAGGCCATCCTGACCCGGGACCGGGAAAGCGTGGCCTTTGACGTGCGTCTGACCTTTGCTCTTTTGCCGGAAAAAGGCAGGGATCTGTTCCCCCTGTTCGGCGCGAAAAACGCCCTGCAGCGCTATTATATCGAAAACCTGGCGAGGCAGCAGCTGGAAGCCAAGCTCTTCGTCCCCACCCTGGCCCTTTATACAGGCGCCGAGCTGCGTCAAAACCTGGATATTTTGGCGGGAATCAATAAAAAGGCCCGCAAAAACCTGGAAGCATGGTTTTTGGAAAGAGGCATAAGCCTCAAACGCCTGGCAATCAACCCGGCCCTGACCGGCGAAGAACGCAAGGCCATTATCGCCAAGGAAAAAAAGGCTTTGGAGTCCGCAGCGGCGGACCGGCATGAGCACGACCTGGAGGAACTGAACAGGGAGTTCGACCGGCTTGTTTTGCGCGAAAAGCTGGCCGCCCAGGCCGTACAGGTCAAAGGCGAGACGGACAAGGAAAAGCAAAAAATCCTCCAGGCCACCTTTTTGGCCGACCAGGAGAAAAAGCTCTCCGCCGCACAAATGGCCGATCGGATCGAACGCATCCGCCTGGCCACCAAGCTGGAAGCCCAAAAAAAGCTAAAGGAATTGGCGGCTTTCGGCGTTAAGAAAAAATGGGAAATCGAAAAAGAGCGGATGGCCGCCGAGGCTGAGCTTGAAATGGACAAAATGCGGGTTCTGGCCGAGGAATACCGCAAAAATAAGGAATTGAAGGCGGAGCACAAGCGCAAGGAACTGGAAATGCGCCAGGACGAAGCCAAAAAAGAGCGGGAGCACGTGGAGCGGCTGTTGGAAATGGGCGCCCAGCAAGGCGTGCTGACCGACGGCGCCATCCAGGAGGCCCTGCGCCAACAAAGCATCCGCAAAGCCCTGGATCAGGGCGAATCCGTTGGCCGGGCCTTTGGCGAAGCACAAAACAGAAGGCTTCCCGACCAGGAGATTAAATCCCTGCCGGGCCAGCCATCCATTTCCATTACAGGCCAGGGCCCCATGCTGGTGAATACCGGCGGCCAAAACGACGACTCAAAAGGCCAACGTGCGTTGCCGGACCCGGGCGATTCCCGGTCCGCCGCGCCGGAGGCTTCTTACGTGGTGACCGTATGCCCGAAATGCGGAGAGGCCGTCCCGGACGGCTCGGCGTTCTGCGGCGTTTGCGGATATAAGTTGGACGAATAGGAGAACTGTATGGCCGCTTTTTCCCCGGTTAGGTTCGGGAAATATCTCTTGCTGGACCCCATTGCCGTCGGCGGCATGGCGGAGCTCTTTCGCGCCAAAATGCTCGGGGACGCGGGTTTTGAAAAACTCATCGTGGTCAAAAAAATCCTGCCTCACCTGGTGCAGGAAAAGGAACTCGTGGAATCCTTTATTTACGAGGCCCGCCTGGCCGCGCACCTGCAGCACGAAAATATCATTCGGACATACGATTTCGGCAGGATGCAGGACGATTACTTCATATCCATGGAGTTTTTGTTCGGCAAAAATCTCCGCTTCGTCCTGGAGCAGGCCAAGGCCAAACGCATCTCTCTGGGCATGGGCAACATTCTCCACGTCATGGCCCTGGTTTGTTCAGGCCTGGATTACGCGCACAGCTTGAAGGATTTTGCGGGCAATGACCTTTCCATCGTGCATCGGGACATCAGCCCTCCCAATATCTTCATCACCTACGACGGCCACGTAAAGGTGGTGGATTTCGGCGTGGCCAAAGCCGCCAGCAAAAACTCCACCACCCAGCACGGGGTGATCAAAGGCAAGGTGGCATACATGTCGCCCGAGCAGGCCCTGGGCCAGGAGATCGACCACCGGTCCGACATTTTCGCCGTGGGCAGCATCCTGTATGAAATGGTCACCGGTAAAATGATGTACGAGGGCGAAACCATGCAGGTTTTGGCGAAAGCCCAAAAAGCCGAGTTCGAGCCTGCGGAAAACCTGGCAAACATCCCCAAAGGCCTGGCCATTGTGCTTAAGCGGGCTTTGGCCAAGGATCGGGAGGAGCGCTACCAGACCTGCGGCGCCATGCAGGCCGGCCTGGAGGACGTCATGGTGGAGTTGTCCGTCCGGCCGTCCCAACGCGTCCTGGCCAGTTACATCACCGCCTTGTTTGACGAGGAACTGCCCAAGGAACAAGCCCTTTTGCGTGAGGTGGCCGCGGTCCAGGCCCAGGACGATCAACTGGTTCCCGTGGAAGAGGCTCCGCCGCCCAAAATAAAGGAAGAACCTTCCGAAAAAGTCCTGACGCTTAAAAAAGTCAGAAAGCCCGCTCCCACAGCGCCCTGTCCTTCCTGCGGAAAGCCCGCAGACCCGGACCTGGACTACTGCCCGTGGTGCGACGCGCCCATCAAGGGCGCGGCGCCTATCGCCCCGGCCCAGGCGACCATGGTTTCCTGCTCCTCCTGCGGAAAGCCGGTCAAGGCCCACTACAAGGTCTGCAATTACTGCGGCGCCAATATGCAGGCGGGAGTCCCGGACAGGCCGGGACAAAACTACCCGGCTGCGGGCGCCTCACCCGGGCAATCAACCGGCAGTCTTCCGGTGGTTATCTATTTTAATGCAGGCAAAAAGATCGCGGAAAGAACCATGGATTTTCTGGAAATGGCCGTGGCCAACACCGGACCGGCGCCTGTTGAGGGGTTGAAGGTCGCCGTCCGGGGAACCCTCATCGCCCGCGTTCTGGAGGAAAAGCTGCCCTTCCCCCTGGAGCCGGGACGGCCTTACGCCCTGAACGTGCCCGGATTCCTGCCCCGTTGCGCGGGAAACGATTCCCTGCATCTTTCCGTGGAAGGACGCGGCAAGGACGGAGAGCCTTTCTTTTTACTGGGGACCATTCCCGTGGAAGTCTCGGCTAAAGACGAAGCCGCGCCCAACGTCAACGTAAACATCTCCGCCAAGGGCCCGCTGATTGTGGACCTGGAGGACGCCATCCCCGGCCTCACAGGCAAAAAGTCCAAGGAGGAGGATCCCTCCGCGCCCCAATGGATTCCCATAGAGCTTCATCCTGACCTGGAAAAGCAGGAAAGCGCCGGCCGGAAATTTCCCCCGGCCTGCGTTTCCTCCCAGGCATGCACTTTGGATGAGGCCGTGGCTTCCGCCATTCATGCGGTCAGCCCGGACGCCGCGCCCATGGCCGAATTCAAATGCCCGGACGGCACGGTATACACCATCGTGCCCGGCGCCTCCCTTTTACTGGGCCGCAAGCGGGACATCAATCACGTTCCGGCCTTTTTATTCCCCGAAGAAGCCCACGAGGGGGAAAACGTCAAGGTCAGCCGAAACCATTGCCGGATTTTCGTCCGAAAAAATCGGGTTTTCATCCGGGACACAAGCTCCAACGGAACCTTTCTGGACAAGGAGCGCCTGCCGTCCAAGGAAGACGTGATGCTTTCCACCGGAGAACTGGTGGTGGTGGGCGGAGTCCTGGAACTGCGGGCTGACATTTTCACTAACGGCAAGGACGTCATCGCCGTCAGGCTCAAACGCCAGAACAACAAAACCAACGAACGCTACATCCTGGCTCACGGGCCGGTCCCCCTGGGGCCGGGGAGCGCCAACCCCATCCAGGTGGCGGGCGCCCCCAACTTTTTAGGCGCCATTTATTACAATCCCCTGGTGGACAAATGGCTGTTTAGGCCTTTGGAGGGCTTTGCATCCAACGGCAAGGACATGATCCTGCCGCCAAAAAAGGATCTCTCCTTCGGCAAAGCAAAATGCCGGTTTGAAATCCTTCAGCCTGATTAAAAAGATGCTTTTAAAGCATCGGCTTTAGCCGCCAAAAGGGTTTGGAAGCCCCTCCGCATCCTTTTAACCGGGATAAAAGCGTCCTTTCAATTTTCATTCTCCGAAAAAAATCGTCATCCCGGCAGGGCGATCCGATTTTTAGGATCGCACGCAAGCCGGAACATAGCGTCATTATGGATTTGCCTTAATCTCTATTCCTTTACTTTTGCCGGTTTCCTTCCAACCGAGCCAATATATATGGCGGCCAGGGCCAGGACGGCGCCCGCAATACGCGCGGGTCCGGCCGGAAGGTCGAAGAACAAAATATCCCAGATAAAGGCCAGGGTGGGTTGAATCAGGATGACCAGGCCGGCCGTGGAGGCCGGGATTCCCGGCAGGCCGGTTGATATCAAAAGCCAGCCGATGGCCTGGGGGCCGATGCCGTAAAGCACCAAAATCCAAAATCCGGTTGTCCCGCCTGTGGAAAATTCCGATCCCCTAAGCAAAGAAGTCGCCCCCACGACAAGCGCCGTGGATAAAGAAAGCCAGGCCATGTTTGTGATCGCCGGGAGCTTGCCGGTCCGTCCCTGGCTGTTTCGCACCGCCAAAAGATACATGGAATACCAAAAGGCCGCGCCCAGGCCCCAGGCCACGCCGATAATCGTGCTTTGGGGCAAGGCCGAAACGTCCACCCCCACCAAAAGCCACAAGCCCATAAACGCCATGACAATGGAAGCCGCCAGGATGGGCGTGGCCTTTTCCTTGAAAAAAAGCACGCCTAAAACGGCCAGGATCACAGCCTGAAAATTGGTGATGATGGTAGCCAGGCCCGGCCCCACATAGTTAATGCTGACGTGCCAGAATTCCAGGTCCAGGGTGAACAGAATTCCGCACATGGCCATGATGGGAAGGAATCCCTTGGTCTTTAGGGCCTTGAAGGGAGACTCCTTCCTGAAAATCGCCCAGACCAGAAGGAACATTCCGCCGAAAAAGGTCCGGCCGAAAGATCCGGCGGAGGGGGACGCTCCCGACAGCTTAAACAGCACAGGCGAAAAGCTGATCATAACGCCGCCTGCAAAGACCTTTGCCATGGCGGCCAGTTCCGGGGATTTTTTTGGGGCGCCGCTGTTCACGAAGGCCTCCTGCACTTTGCCGATGGATTATTCCGATTTCAAAACAATGTCGCCGTAATACGAAACGGTTTGATCGCCCGTGTTGTCCGAATCGGTCATGATGGCGATTCCGGCGATCATGGGCGGCTCCTCGCCGAAGGCGTTCCGGTAGTCTTCCAGGATATTCCGCCGCTCCAAAACCCATTGGCCCAGGTTTTCCTTCCCGCTTTCCACAGCGATCATCTTCACCCTGTCGGAGAACGGATTGGGCGCGACCGTTCCCTTGGGCGCGTTGCTGGCCCAAATGTAATTGATGGCCCCGTGGGGCGGATATTCTCCGTATAGCACCTTGGCGGTTTTGTACTTGGCGCGCTCCCAGAATCCCACTTTGGAGGGGTCGTATTTAAAGCTCACGTACATCCGGGCCGGATAGTCGTCCCCGCTTTTTTGGGTGACGTCCCCTTTTTCATAAACGCTCGTGACCTTCCACCGCCACTCCATAATCGGATACTGGGCCGGATCGACTTCCTTTTTGCAAATCATGCCTGACGAAGATCCTTTGCTTTCCGCCTGAACCACCACTGCGCCTTCGTCCTCCACCAGAGTGTATTGGGTATGCGCCTCAATTTTGGGAAAGAGCAAGGGCTCCCAACCCTGGGGAAAATCCCCGCCGGCCGAGGCCCTGGAAAAAAGGCCCAACTCCAGGGCCGGCAGGCTTGCCGCCAGCGCCGCGGCCAGTCCGGCGATAAAAAGGCCGGCAACCAAACTCATCCGAACAATATTTTTTTTCATCAACATGGCTTCGCCTTCCCGGCTAAAATATCAATCGTCCATATCTCCATTGCCGCCAGTGGAGCAATCCTCCAGCCCCTGGCGATCAATGATTTGAATCTCCCGCTTATCCACCTGGATCAGGCCCCGATCCTTGAGCCTGCCCAAAGACCGGGACAGGGTTTCAGGGATGGTCCCCAACAGGCTCGCCAAATGCGCCTTGGAAATGTGCAGCACAACCAGGTCCGGGCTATTCTGCTCGGTCGCCATATGCAGGATGTATCCGGCCACCCTGCCGTCCACTTCCTTTAAGGACAAGTTCTCCACCTGGACTGTAAACTCCCGGAGCCTCCGGGCCAACACCGCCAGCATATTCATGGCGATGGCCGGGCTTTGGTTGATCAATTCCACAATGCCCTTGCGGGAAAAATACAGGCACCTGGTCTTGATCAAAGCCTGGGCGTTGGCCGGATAGGAGTCGCCGGAAAAAACCGGAACCTCGCCGAAGGGTTCGCCCGGGCCGAATACGTGGAAAATCTGCTCCTTGCCTTCGGGCGAAATCTTGTAAATCTTCACCTGGCCGTCCAGGGCCGCATAAAAGCCTTCGGCCTGATCACCGTCGTAAAAGATGAACTGTCCTTTTTTAAAGGAGACCTCCGCAGCCATATTGCGGACGAGCTTAAGCTGATCCTCGTCCAGCCCGGCGAAGAACGGAATATGGGAAATGATTTCAAACACCTTATCCAGCGATTTGTCCAAGCCCAAAATTCACTCCCGCTAAAATGAGAAAGTATCGGGCGCCTTTTCCCAGCACCACCCAGAACGTAAAGGCCAAAATATTCACGCGCAGTATTCCTGCTACCACGGTAAGGGGGTCGCCCACAATAGGCGCCCATGCAAAAAATAAGGCCGGAGCTCCCCAACGGGCAAAGGCTTTCTCCGCACGCTCCAGGGGTTGGGACTCGTTGTCGGCATATTTTTTCAGGATAAAATTCCGGCCCCACCTGCCTGCATAATAGTTGACCAGGGCGCCCAGGGAATTGCCCGTGGTCGCGATGATAAACACCATGGCGGGGTCGAAGCCCGAGGCGGCCATGGCGACAACGGCGGCTTCGGAACCCAAAGGGACCAAGGTGGCGGCCAAAAAGCTGACGACAAAAAGGCCTGCGTACCCGAATTGGATGAGTTGTAATTCGTTCATGGCCGCAAGCCTGTGTGTGCTGATAAATTAACAATTCAACTTTCGAGATTGGAAGTAATTGTTTGAAAGCAAGTAATTACGTCTGCTCCTAAAAACTCTATATATACCAGAGCCCGAGAATCATGGTCCCTTCCCCCCTGGCGGGGGAAGGACAGGATGGGGGGGACGCTCTGGGATGCCAAGTAATGTCACCCCCACCCCAGCCCTCCCCCGTCAAGGGGGAGGGAGCTTTTTGGGAGTCGCTTTTGGCGTCCAATTTCTGCATGCCTGTCACAATCTCCTATATATTTAGAACCTCATTACTGAAAATTGATTAAAAAGCTATGAGAAGGCATACCTTCCCGATCGGGGGAGAAATCAGCCTATGGGGCGATCCAGCCAGGCGATGGTCTTTTCCAATAATTCATCCTGGACGGATTGTCTGTCCCGGTCCGCGTTTTTAGGCAGTTTAAAAGAGTGGTCCCCGCCTTCCACGATTTCCAGGGCCGGTTCCAAAGGGAGTTGGACGAGATTTTTCTGCAGCGCGTCCAGGTCGCATAGGGAGTCCCGGGTTCCGGCGAAAAACAGGGTCGGAACGTTGATGTCCTTAAAATGGGAGCTGCGGGGCTCATCCTTTTTTCCCGGCGCGTGCAAGGGGAAGCCGTAAAATATCATGCGTTTGGGATCTATGGCGCCTGAGGCTTGAAGCTGGGAAGCCACCCGGCCGCCCATGGACTTGCCCGCGGCGATCATGTTTTGAGGCCGGAAGTGGGGATGGTTTTTCAGGTATTTGAAGGCGGCGATCCAGGCTTTTTCCAGGGTTTTCTGGCCGTCCGGGCGCTTTTTGCCTTCCTCGCGGTATGGGAAGTTAAAACGCATGACCAGATGCCCTTGCGCGGCAAGGCCCTCTGCCAGATTGGCCAGCATGGAGTGATTCATGTCGTTCCCGGCGCCGTGAGCAAGCACCATGGCCCATTTTTCGGGCCTGAATCCGGCTTCCGGCGCGTTGATCACAACAGATACGGGTTTGGAGTCCGGGATTTGCATCTTTGCCTGGATTTCAATGACTGACACCGCCTACCTCCTGTCTTTAGAAATAATCCCCCAATTCAACAGCTTGTTGCGACTTTTTCAACGCATTTATAGCCTTTTTCAAAGCCCTATACATGTCTTCATAGTCATCATTGCCGCTCGCTGCCAGTTGAGCGAATTCAATGCTGGCTTTCACCAGGCTGAAAGCGGGGCTGAGTGCGGCAGGCTGTCCCGCAGAACTCCTTAACTTTTTGGCTTTAGCTGCCAGTTCCTCCAACTCGGGCGTCCAATCCTTGACGGGAATGTTTTTTTGCGATTTCCCCTTTTGATCCGCGGGCTCGTCAAAACTCTCAATAATGCAATCGTTTTGCTTCGCCCGCATGTAGATGAACTTTAATTCTTCCTTGATCCCGCCTCCAAAATGCAGGTGGTGGAAGTGCATAAGGCCATCATATACAATTTTACCCTTAAAGGGCAATAAAACCGCTCTTGTATAGAGGGGGATGTCCCATTTTTCGATGAATTCGTCGAAATCCTGGACCAGCCCAAGGACGCCGTAAACAGTCTTGTCCTTAATAAATACAGCGTATTTTTTAAGGAGGCGTTCGATGAAAAAATCGCCCTTAATAAAACCTTTCCAGCCCAATACAATGGCAAGTTCTTCCTGGGTGAAGTCAAAAGGATTCTCCTCGACAAAGGAGTCAATCAAGTCGGCGTTATCCCACAAGGCGTCGCGAACCTGCCCCTTTTGATCCATGGACAATCCATCATACTCTTTTAAGTCGGCTACTTCAAAAATGCCCAGCTTGCTGCAAACATAAAGCTGAAGCGAAAACATCAGTTTATAAAAAACGGCGACGTCATCTTCGGAAAGTTTCAAGAACTTCTCCTCCCACGATGAAATGTTTGTATCCCAAAAGATAAGACGGGCTTGTTAACGCATTTACTGTTTACACTTTTAGCTGATGTTAAACCATGGCAACGGTTTAATTTTCTTCCCATTATCCAGACACATTCAAGGCCTGCTTGTCAATTCCGTAGAGGCTCAATGGCGTGAAAAAATGCAGGAAAGATAAAAATGGGGATTAAAAAGAGGTAGGCGCGTCGCCTTCCATATGCTCGGCCCAGGAGGAGTAAAAAGGCCTGGGCGCAACCAAAGACAAAGCCGCGTATTGGGATATCTTTTTTACTGGGGTCAGCTCCACCTTGAAACCGGGGGGCAGCATCACGCTGTCTTTGGCCAGGGCTTGGACCATTTGGGCGATGTTATCCACATGCCAGGGATTTTTAATGGCTACGCCCTCGCCGATGCCTATGACCTCTAATCCCAACAATTGGGCGGCGCTGACTGCGCAAAGGGCGACGGCATAAGCCGCCAGGTTTGCTACGAATACACACAGGCCGTCCGTCCCGGCTCCGGCCATCTCCATAACAACCTCTGCGCTGACGGCCTTGCCTCTTAGCGGAGAGGATCTTACCAGTTCGGCCAAATTCAGCTTTTCGCCGCCCAGGATTGCAAGGTTGCATTGGTTAAAAAACCGGCTCAGTTCTTCCAACTTGGAGTCGTCTTTGATGGAAAGCAATTTCCGCGCGCAGCTTTGAATCCCCCTGCCTGACGCGAAATTCTCGGCGCAGGCTGTTTTGCGGCCGGCGCTGCATCCGCATTCCCGCCATAGCAGGTCAGGAACAAAGCCCATGGGAACATGGCCGATTTCCAGGGGAGCGGAGGAGCCGGGAACGCCGAATCCGAAACCGGTTCCCAGAATAAAATAGCCCGTCTTTTTTGGTGAAATCTTCCGTTTGGCCTGATACCAAACGCCCTGGGCGGTCGCCGCGGCCGTTCCGTCATTAGCGGCCTCGACTGGATAATGTTCAACAAAGTACGGCGCCGTCTCAGGAGGCGGGGGAGCTTTTTTATCC
This Desulfatibacillum aliphaticivorans DSM 15576 DNA region includes the following protein-coding sequences:
- a CDS encoding outer membrane beta-barrel protein is translated as MKKWILLFVLALGLLAPAGAWAGDLRDEEWPDEIRTGDFYYLGLGGQYAFDNFNIDDPYDLDYNTDNTFGAYLQAGYRYNKYLAAEFNFHWLPDFKVAGDTPSWKTSQYLELESSVNMYMLVAKLSPGLDSEVWKPYFIAGGGWAYGNHNLFASQVAQNTSKEQEGDWFTSSNSGGAAQAGLGVILFPGNQFSVQMESCYFWGFGDVDMVRYGNISIGLSFPL
- a CDS encoding serine/threonine-protein kinase, with product MCAQDKLDDQLTMVDGMQQGQTGQQEHTGALDDAPTMVVEPSPDTMAGQSPSERFEILDELGRGGMGVVYKARDKKLGRIIALKSLKPESTASSKAVERFWREAKAIAALSHFNIVGIYDVLEQGQALWIAMEFLPNGSLKDKVKNQGPLPPKEIAKIGRQLADAVDHAHSRGIFHRDIKPGNVLLSERDTPKLGDFGLAQEMSTAGDMTVAGAMMGTMYYAAPEQMANGSNVDARSDIYSLGATLYMIATGEAPRTIRPSRIPEEVRGIICKCLEEHPDKRFQNAAELAKAFSTGEFAEAPKKIGQACPACGHFNPETLRFCQKCGGGLASLFRKCPKCRAENHVNVEYCGKCGENIPMAFLALKARKASADGQPQAAAKAWKAILAKDPKHQEARANLIRIVENNRKIKEMANFAKEAYKRGDKESAYKCFCQIIEIDPTLEEAKKKCESMKPGLVQQRLARGRTFFSAKKYEQAYNQLQGVLDLDEFNREALDLMTQVTRFYKPAAPKVPKSAVHVSMGLTGSRKVNKKVMSFIAICVVSLFLTIIITLSGNEDGNSMFDAQAKNTAVEVDKALKAVVDTLPNQPVTLESILSTGVQWPPAVSVSVDDPDPEHPKIIVVHAAGKKMFIVNGTGEMKEEPFEITPIQTPRPAVDE
- a CDS encoding zinc ribbon domain-containing protein translates to MHYNPGAWRLDDATVASLLSREDLASHWIFGRQMTVHPGEAALWMKDGKVVKVVAEGEKMVSGVLDRLKSLFFAGGQLTVIMMDVTDVTLDFRIGVDKEIVFANDPEFYGKLLDAYGRGNEKEEDVTTLVDRYSKDLDSELQKRQAILTRDRESVAFDVRLTFALLPEKGRDLFPLFGAKNALQRYYIENLARQQLEAKLFVPTLALYTGAELRQNLDILAGINKKARKNLEAWFLERGISLKRLAINPALTGEERKAIIAKEKKALESAAADRHEHDLEELNREFDRLVLREKLAAQAVQVKGETDKEKQKILQATFLADQEKKLSAAQMADRIERIRLATKLEAQKKLKELAAFGVKKKWEIEKERMAAEAELEMDKMRVLAEEYRKNKELKAEHKRKELEMRQDEAKKEREHVERLLEMGAQQGVLTDGAIQEALRQQSIRKALDQGESVGRAFGEAQNRRLPDQEIKSLPGQPSISITGQGPMLVNTGGQNDDSKGQRALPDPGDSRSAAPEASYVVTVCPKCGEAVPDGSAFCGVCGYKLDE